CGATTCTTCGTGAACAACACGGCCCGGACCATGATCCTCCTTGAGGCGATGCTCCGGGCGGGGATCGGGAAATTCGTATTCAGCTCCACCGCCGCCACCTATGGCGAGCCGCAATACATTCCCATCGATGAAGCCCATCCCCAACGGCCGACCAACGCCTACGGCCAGGCCAAGCTCATGGTGGAGCAGGCTCTGGACTGGCTGGGCCGGCAGCGGGGGCTGCGCTATGCCGCCCTTCGCTACTTCAATGCCGCCGGCTGCTCCGACCGCCTCGGGGAAGACCACCGCCCCGAGACCCACCTGATCCCCCTGGTGCTGGACACGGCCCTGGAAAAGCGTCCCCAGATCAAGGTCTTCGGGACGGACTATCCGACCCCGGACGGAACCTGCATCCGGGACTACATCCATGTCGAGGATCTGGCCGCCGCACACCTCCTGGCCCTGGAGGCCCTGGGAAGCAGGCGCTCCCTGCGCTACAACCTGGGCAACGGCCGGGGATATTCCGTCCGGCAGGTCATCGGGGCCGCCCGCCGGGTGACGGGCCACCCGGTCCCCGTCGTGGAGGAGCCCCGTCGTCCCGGCGACCCCGCAATCCTCGTGGCCGGGAGCGAACACATCCGCAGGGAGCTGGGCTGGGAGCCAAAACGCCCCTATCTGGAGGACATCATCGAGAGCGCCTGGCTCTGGCGACAGGCCAATCCGATGGGCTACGGGGATGCCTGATGTCCTCATGGGCGTCGCTCGCATCCTTCGCATCGTTCGCGGATCGGGACACCCGAACGCAAACCCGTTGCGCAAATCGCCAAACGGTCCTATATCGTGATCCCTGACCTTCATGCCGCGTTTCGAAAAAGAGCGGCGACCCGTTTTCAGCCGCCCGCCGGACCTTCGGACAAAATGGACGGCGAATCCGCCCGAGCTACCGGGAAACGAAAGGAGACATCATGAGCTACCGCATCCTGGCATCCAAGTTGGGCTACAGCTGTCCCGAATCCTCCTGGGAAGAAGCCATGAAGATGAAGATCGACCTCATCGGGGCCGACGCGGGCTCCATGGACCCGGGCCCCTATTACCTGGGGACGGGGAAATCCTACATGAAGCCGGCCTCCCTGAAGCGGGACTTCACACTGCTCCTCCGGGCCGCCCTCCGGATGAACTGCCCGCTCCTCATCGGCAGCCTCGGCCTCGCCGGCGACGAGCCCCACCTGGCCTTCATGCTGGAGCTCATCCGGGAGATCTTCGAGGAGGAGAACGCGAGGGACCTCCGGGTGGCCGTCGTGGACGGGCATGTGGACAACGGTCTTCTGATCGGCCGCATCGACGAGCTGCGGCCCCTGGGGTCCATGCCGGCGCTGGCCGAAGACGATGTCCGGAACAGCCGGCTGGTCGCCCAGATGGGCATCGCCCCGTACATCACCGCCCTCGACGCGGGGGCACAGATCGTTCTCTGCGGCCGCTCCTGCGACGTGTCCATCTTCGCCGCGGACCCGGTCCGGCGCGGGATCGACCCGGGCCTGGCCTTCCAGGCGGCCCACATCCTGGAATGCGGCGCCATCGCCTGCGATCCCGGCTCGGCCAGCGACTACCTGATCGCGGAGTTCCGGGACGACGGGAGCGTCGTATTCATCCCCCCGAACCCGGAGCGGAAGGCCACGGTCTATTCCGTCGCCGCCCACGCGCTCTACGAAGAGAGCCACCCCTGCCTGCAGTATTACCCCGAGGGCGTCCTGGTCATGCAGCGAACGGAGTATTTCCAGGACAGCGACCGGACCGCCGGGATCCGGAACGCCGCTTTCGTACACAGCCCGCTGACCGTCAAGATCGAGGGCAGCCGGAAGATCGGCAAAAGGCTGGTCTCTTTCCTGCCCCTGAAAGAGGAAGCCGCCCTCTCCCGCGATCCCCTCCTCGACCGGCACCTTGTCTACGGCCTGAACGCCGTGGAGCGAAGCCGCCTCCTCCCGGGAGAACAGGAGATCGGCATCCTGCTCAAGGTCAACGGCTCCGACGGGGACGGCGTGGAGGCGCTCTCCACGGTCCTGAAGGGCTTCATGCTGCACTTTGGGTATCCCGGCCGCATCACGACGGCGGGCAACCTGGCGTTCCCCATGTCACCCAGCGAGGTCGTATTCCGGGAAGCGGACGGCACCCATACCGCTCTCGTCCTGGCCGGGACGAGGGAGCCCCGTTTCATCGAACAAAGGGCAGATATCTTCCGGACGATCCTGGCCCTCGCCGCTGAGGAGTATCCGGCCATCTACGCCGGATGCACCGTCGATTTCATCATCGCCGGCCCGGAGCATCCCTTGCTGTTCCTGGAGACCGTGGCGGAGACCGCCGAGGAAGCCGCAAGGCGGCACGAAGAGGACCTGAAGCAGGCGGAGGCATACCTCGATCCGGGCCGTCCGTCCTTTCTCCGCCTGGAAGGAGCCGACAGCTATGCCTGGAGCGTCTTTCACCTCTGGAACAACGAGAAGGCGATCCGGGAACACCTGTTTCCGATCCGGCTGTACGAGGCAAACGGTCGGGACTGGACTCCGATCCGGGAGATGCGGCCCGCGTATTTGCCGATCGGCCTCACGGACTATCCCGGCAGCCTGGACGACCGCAGCGTGGACGCCATCGAGCCGGTGGCGCACTCGGGAGAGCCCGTCGAATACCGGCCGCTCCTCGACATGATCCAGGTCCTGCGCTCCAAGGATGCGGGGATCAACACGATCACCTACGACGTCTTTTTCAAGTCGGAGGAGGAGTACCGGCAGGCCCTCCGATCGAACGCCTTCACGAAGGAGGCGATCGCGAAAACGCTCGGCGTGCCGGAAGACCGCATCATGGGGACGTTCCGCGCCGACCCGTGCTTCGCCGTCAAGATCTCCCGCTACCGGGACCGGATTTCCGGCACCCCCGGCAGCCCGGACGTCTTCGGCGCCCAGCAGCAGATGAAGATCGAGCGGATGAGCGTGCCGATCTACCGGTAGGTCTGCGGCTGCCCCATTCTTCCGCTCCTGCGCCGATTCCGTTCATCGTTCCGGGTCGATTCCCCCTCGACAGTGGCGGGAGGGTCATATATAAACCACAGGCGGCGCGCATTGTGCGGTGGCCGATCCGGACCGCCGCCTGTTATCATCCGGCCGCCGGCATTGAGAAGCGAAACAAACGCAAACTCCGGGCACGTTTCAGGAAAACTGATGAACTCGACGCGCTTCGAAAAAGACCTCCTCGGCGAACTGGAGATCCCGGCGGACGCATACTGGGGAATCCACACCCACCGGGCGGTCCGCAACTTTCCCCTCTCCGGGAGGACCGTCAACGTCGGGCTGATCCGGGCCTATGCCCTGGTCAAGAAGGCCTGTTGCCGGGCCAATGCCGAACTGGGTTACCTGGATGCGGAGAGGGCCCGGGCCGTCGAGCAGGCCTGCGATGAAGTCGCGGGGGGCGTGCTCGACGGCCAGTTCCCCGTGGACGCCCTCCAGGGCGGTGCAGGCACGTCCACGAACATGAACCTGAACGAAGTCCTGGCCAACCGGGCCATCGAGATCCTGGAGGGACGGAGAGGCGACTACGCCCTCGTCCACCCCCTGGAGCACGTCAATCTCCACCAGTCCACGAACGACACCTACCCCACGGCCGTGAAGATCGCCGGGATCTTTGGACTGCGGGGACTCAGCCGGGGAGCGGCAGACCTCCAGGGGGCTTTCCAGGAGAAGGAAAAGGCCTTCGGCGCCATCGTCAAGGTCGGACGGACGGAGCTGCAGGAGGCGGTGCCCATGACGCTGGGGGCGGAGTTCGCCGCTTTCGCCGAGGCGATCTCCCGGGACCGCTGGCGCACCTTCAAGGGGGAAGAGCGGCTCCGAGTGGTCAACCTCGGCGGAACGGCCGTGGGAACGGGGCTCGCGGCCCCGCGGGACTACATCTTCCTGGTCATCGAGAAGCTCCGGGAGGCGACGGGGATGGGCCTCTCCCGGGGAGAGAACCTGACGGGCGAGACGGCCTTCGCCGATCCCCTCGTGGAGGTATCGGGCATCCTCAAGGCCCACGCGGCCAACCTCGTCAAGATCGCCGGGGATCTGCGCCTCCTCAACCTTCTCGGAGAGATCCGCCTGCCGGACCTCCAGGCGGGTTCGTCCATCATGCCGGGCAAGGTGAATCCAGTCCTTGCGGAGGCGGCGATCCAGGCGGGACTCAAGGTCTTCGCCAACGACGCGATCGTCTCCGACGCCCTGAGCCGGGGCACCGGCCAGATCAGCGAATTCCTGCCCCTGGCGGCGGACGCCTTCCTCGAGTCGCTGGACCTCCTGGAGAAGGCCGACACGCTTCTGGCGGGGCACGTCCGGGGCGTTGAAGCGGACGAAGAGGCCTGCCGGAGAGCCTTCGACCGGAGTCCCATGCTGGTGACGGCCCTGGTGCCCCACCTGGGATACGAGCGGGCCACGGAACTGATCCGGGAATACCGAGAACTGGAAAGGCAGGGCCTTTCGGAGAGCCGGACGATGCGAACCTTCCTGGAAGAAAAACTGGGAAAAGAGATGATCGACCGGATCCTGTCACCCTGGTCGCTCACCGCCCTGGGATACCGGAAAGAGAAGTGAACATGGACACCACCCCCAAGGGAAACCGCCTCCACGTGGCCCTCTTCGGCCGCACGAACGTAGGCAAGTCGAGCCTCCTCAATTACCTGCTGGGCCAGGACGTGGCCATCACCTCCCCCGTGGCGGGGACGACAACGGACGTGGTGGAGAAGGCGGCGGAGCTTTTGCCCCTGGGCCCCGTCCTGTTCCTGGACACGGCGGGCCTGGACGACGCCACGGAACTGGCGGCCAAAAGGCTGGAGAAGACCCGGCGGATCCTCGACCGGGCCGATGCAATCCTCCTTGTGACGGAGGCGGAAGACTGGACGGAGTTCGAGGAGAACCTTCTGAATGAAGCGAAGGAACGAAAAATCCCCGTCATCCCGGTTGTGAACAAGACGGACCTTCGCGCACCGTCGGAGGCGTTCCTCACCTCGCTCCGGGAGAAGGCCGGGCGGGTCCTGGCCGTCTCCAGCACGGACGGGGCGGGCCGGGAAGCGGCCCTGGAGGCGGTGAAGCGGCACCTTCTGGAGACGGCGCCGGATCACTTCCTGGAGCCACCGCCCCTGGTGGGAGACCTCCTGCCCCCGGGCGGCCTGGCCGTGCTGGTGGTGCCCATCGATCTCCAGGCCCCCAAGGGACGCCTGATCCTGCCGCAGGTCCAGACCATCCGCGACGCCTTGGACAGTGACGCCGCGGCCCTGATGGTGAAGGAGCGGGAGCTGGCGGCCATGCTGGCCCGCCTGGTTCGCCCGCCCGACCTGGTGGTGACGGACTCCCAGGCGATCCTCAAGGTCTCCGGCGACACGCCGGCATCGGTCCCCCTGACGACCTTCTCCATCCTGATGGCGCGGCAGAAAGGCGACCTGGCCACGGCCGCCGCCGGGGTCGCCGCCATCGAGCGCCTCCGCCCGGGGGACCCGGTCCTCATCGCCGAGGCCTGCTCCCACCATCCCCTGCAGGACGACATCGGCCGGGTGAAGATCCCCCGCTGGCTGCGGCAGTACGTCGGCGGCGAGCTGGCGGTGGACGTCTCGGCGGGAAGGGATTATCCGGAGGATCTCTCCCGGTACCGGCTCGTCATCCACTGCGGCGCCTGCATGCTCAACCGCCGGGAGATGCTGAGCCGCCTCCACAAGGCCCGCGAGGCCGGCGTTCCCGTCACAAACTACGGCCTGGCCATCTCCTACACCCAGGGGGTCATCCGCCGGGTCCTGACGCCCTTCCCCTCGGCACTCCTGGCCTACGAGCGGGCCGCGGCGGCCGGAACAGGCCTGGGCCGGAAAAGCTGATCGGCTCTGCATTCTGCCCCTCCACAACACTCCCGCTGCCTTGACAGCAAAGGCTATCTTCCATATAAAATCAATCCTCTGCCCCGGCGGAAGAGATTTTCCCGGCACTTAAGGCCGATCGGGGCCCCGGCCCCAACGGGCGGCCGATCTCCAGGAGACCTCGACATGGACGACCAGGACACCAAAGGCGGGACCGGCGCACCTCCCTTCGAGCAGGAGTCCCTGTTCCGCTTCCTGACGGAACAGATGACCGACGTCATCTGGACGGTCGATCTCAACCTGCAGACCACCTACGTCAGCCCCTCGGTACTGAAGGTCCACGGATACACACCGGAAGAACGAATCCGTCAGAAAGCCGGGGATCAGGTGACCCCCGAGTCGTACGCCCGGGCCGTGGAACTTATGGCCGCCGAGATCGAGCGGGAACAGAGGGGCGACGCCGACCGCAACCGCACCATGGCGGTGGAGATGGAGTACATCAATAAGGACGGCTCCACCGTGTGGATGGAAAACCTGGTCAGCGGCATCCGGGATACCGAGGGAAAGCCCGTCGGACTGCACGGCGTATCAAGAGACATCACGGAACGGAAGCGCATGGAAAGGCTCCTTCAGGAACAGGAGCGGAAATACCGGCTCCTGACAGAAAATTCCACCGATGTCATCTGGACCATGGACCTGAACGGTCGTTTTACCTACATCAGCCCGTCGATCCGGGAGCTGGCCGGATTCACGCCGGAGGAGGCCATGGCGATCCCCTTCGGCAAATACGTCTTCCCGGAAGATTACGATGCCGTCATGGCACAAATTGCGGCGGAGCTGGCCAAGCCGCCCTCCGAGCGGGCCCGGGTCCGGACCCTGGAGCTCCGGCAGTACGCAAAGGACGGCAGCATCATCGACATCGAGGTCAGTTCATCCTGGCTCCTGGACGAGAATGGAGAGGTGATCGGACTCCAGGGAAACACCCGGGACATTCGGGAACGCAAGCACGTGGAAGCCTCTCTCCTGGAAAGCGAAACGCGCTTCCGGCTCCTGGTGGACAACGCCCCCGACGTCATTTTCGTATCGACGGAGCAGCGGTTCGCCTATCTGAACCGCGCCGCCGTAAAGCTCTTCGGCGCGGACACGGCGGGACAGCTCCTGGGGCGGCCCGTCATCGACCGGTTTCACCCGGACTACCATGAGAGCGTGAGGCGGCGGGTTCATCGGCTCTATGTCGAACAGGAACCGGTGCCGCGGATCGAGGAGGTCTGCCTCCGGATGGACGGATCCTCCGTAACGGTGGAAATCTCCGCCGTTCCCATTGTGTTTCAGGGAAAACGGGGTGCCCTCGTCTTCGCCCGGGACATCACCGATCGCAAGCAGGCGGAGGAACAGATCCGGTCCAGCCTCGACAGGTTGAAGGCCGCCATCGGAGGCATCATCCAGGTGACGGTCAACGTCGTGGAAATGAGGGATCCCTATACGGCGGGCCACCAGCGACGTGTCGCGGAACTGGCCGAAGCCATCGCCGTCGAGATGAACCGGAGCCCCGACGAAATCAAGGCCATCCGCCTGGCCGGCGCCATCCACGACATCGGAAAAATTGGAATCCCCTCTGAAATCCTGAGCAAGCCCGGAAAGCTGTCGGAGGTCGAGTTTCAGCTCGTCAAAACCCATTCGCGTGTCGGGTCCGACATCCTCAAGGAAATCGA
This genomic window from Syntrophaceae bacterium contains:
- a CDS encoding aspartate ammonia-lyase, whose protein sequence is MNSTRFEKDLLGELEIPADAYWGIHTHRAVRNFPLSGRTVNVGLIRAYALVKKACCRANAELGYLDAERARAVEQACDEVAGGVLDGQFPVDALQGGAGTSTNMNLNEVLANRAIEILEGRRGDYALVHPLEHVNLHQSTNDTYPTAVKIAGIFGLRGLSRGAADLQGAFQEKEKAFGAIVKVGRTELQEAVPMTLGAEFAAFAEAISRDRWRTFKGEERLRVVNLGGTAVGTGLAAPRDYIFLVIEKLREATGMGLSRGENLTGETAFADPLVEVSGILKAHAANLVKIAGDLRLLNLLGEIRLPDLQAGSSIMPGKVNPVLAEAAIQAGLKVFANDAIVSDALSRGTGQISEFLPLAADAFLESLDLLEKADTLLAGHVRGVEADEEACRRAFDRSPMLVTALVPHLGYERATELIREYRELERQGLSESRTMRTFLEEKLGKEMIDRILSPWSLTALGYRKEK
- a CDS encoding DUF4387 family protein; translated protein: MSYRILASKLGYSCPESSWEEAMKMKIDLIGADAGSMDPGPYYLGTGKSYMKPASLKRDFTLLLRAALRMNCPLLIGSLGLAGDEPHLAFMLELIREIFEEENARDLRVAVVDGHVDNGLLIGRIDELRPLGSMPALAEDDVRNSRLVAQMGIAPYITALDAGAQIVLCGRSCDVSIFAADPVRRGIDPGLAFQAAHILECGAIACDPGSASDYLIAEFRDDGSVVFIPPNPERKATVYSVAAHALYEESHPCLQYYPEGVLVMQRTEYFQDSDRTAGIRNAAFVHSPLTVKIEGSRKIGKRLVSFLPLKEEAALSRDPLLDRHLVYGLNAVERSRLLPGEQEIGILLKVNGSDGDGVEALSTVLKGFMLHFGYPGRITTAGNLAFPMSPSEVVFREADGTHTALVLAGTREPRFIEQRADIFRTILALAAEEYPAIYAGCTVDFIIAGPEHPLLFLETVAETAEEAARRHEEDLKQAEAYLDPGRPSFLRLEGADSYAWSVFHLWNNEKAIREHLFPIRLYEANGRDWTPIREMRPAYLPIGLTDYPGSLDDRSVDAIEPVAHSGEPVEYRPLLDMIQVLRSKDAGINTITYDVFFKSEEEYRQALRSNAFTKEAIAKTLGVPEDRIMGTFRADPCFAVKISRYRDRISGTPGSPDVFGAQQQMKIERMSVPIYR
- the galE gene encoding UDP-glucose 4-epimerase GalE, which encodes MHVLVTGGAGFIGSHVVDLLIREGHRVTVLDTLEKGHRLAVRPEAAFVRGDCGDAALLSQIFSEGCVEAIVHFAAYIEAGESMAFPERFFVNNTARTMILLEAMLRAGIGKFVFSSTAATYGEPQYIPIDEAHPQRPTNAYGQAKLMVEQALDWLGRQRGLRYAALRYFNAAGCSDRLGEDHRPETHLIPLVLDTALEKRPQIKVFGTDYPTPDGTCIRDYIHVEDLAAAHLLALEALGSRRSLRYNLGNGRGYSVRQVIGAARRVTGHPVPVVEEPRRPGDPAILVAGSEHIRRELGWEPKRPYLEDIIESAWLWRQANPMGYGDA
- the hydF gene encoding [FeFe] hydrogenase H-cluster maturation GTPase HydF, with the protein product MDTTPKGNRLHVALFGRTNVGKSSLLNYLLGQDVAITSPVAGTTTDVVEKAAELLPLGPVLFLDTAGLDDATELAAKRLEKTRRILDRADAILLVTEAEDWTEFEENLLNEAKERKIPVIPVVNKTDLRAPSEAFLTSLREKAGRVLAVSSTDGAGREAALEAVKRHLLETAPDHFLEPPPLVGDLLPPGGLAVLVVPIDLQAPKGRLILPQVQTIRDALDSDAAALMVKERELAAMLARLVRPPDLVVTDSQAILKVSGDTPASVPLTTFSILMARQKGDLATAAAGVAAIERLRPGDPVLIAEACSHHPLQDDIGRVKIPRWLRQYVGGELAVDVSAGRDYPEDLSRYRLVIHCGACMLNRREMLSRLHKAREAGVPVTNYGLAISYTQGVIRRVLTPFPSALLAYERAAAAGTGLGRKS
- a CDS encoding PAS domain S-box protein, whose protein sequence is MDDQDTKGGTGAPPFEQESLFRFLTEQMTDVIWTVDLNLQTTYVSPSVLKVHGYTPEERIRQKAGDQVTPESYARAVELMAAEIEREQRGDADRNRTMAVEMEYINKDGSTVWMENLVSGIRDTEGKPVGLHGVSRDITERKRMERLLQEQERKYRLLTENSTDVIWTMDLNGRFTYISPSIRELAGFTPEEAMAIPFGKYVFPEDYDAVMAQIAAELAKPPSERARVRTLELRQYAKDGSIIDIEVSSSWLLDENGEVIGLQGNTRDIRERKHVEASLLESETRFRLLVDNAPDVIFVSTEQRFAYLNRAAVKLFGADTAGQLLGRPVIDRFHPDYHESVRRRVHRLYVEQEPVPRIEEVCLRMDGSSVTVEISAVPIVFQGKRGALVFARDITDRKQAEEQIRSSLDRLKAAIGGIIQVTVNVVEMRDPYTAGHQRRVAELAEAIAVEMNRSPDEIKAIRLAGAIHDIGKIGIPSEILSKPGKLSEVEFQLVKTHSRVGSDILKEIEFPWDLAGMILQHHERMDGSGYPLGLKGDAILMEARILAVADVVEAIAIHRPYRPSMGIESALEEIVANRGVFYDSEVVDVCLRLFREKGYRLE